Proteins from a genomic interval of Capsicum annuum cultivar UCD-10X-F1 chromosome 4, UCD10Xv1.1, whole genome shotgun sequence:
- the LOC107868538 gene encoding peroxidase 9-like: MASLGLVMFILSCAIFQAFLVSSTNYGGLLPELYQFSSPQATEIVISVLEEAIAKDPRMAASLLRLHFHDCIVQGCDVSILLDKSSAFKSEKEAGPNKNSLRGFEVIDEIKAKLEQVCPHTVSCADILALAARDSVVLVSI, translated from the exons ATGGCTTCTCTTGGACTAGTaatgtttattttatcttgtgCAATATTCCAAGCCTTTCTAGTTTCCAGTACCAATTATGGTGGTCTTTTACCAGAGTTGTACCAATTCTCAAGTCCTCAAGCAACTGAAATTGTAATCTCTGTTTTGGAAGAGGCAATTGCTAAAGATCCAAGAATGGCTGCTTCTTTGCTAAGACTTCACTTCCATGACTGCATTGTCCAG GGATGTGATGTATCCATATTATTGGATAAGAGTAGTGCATTCAAAAGTGAAAAGGAAGCAGGACCAAACAAGAATTCGCTAAGGGGATTTGAGGTAATTGATGAGATTAAAGCTAAATTAGAACAAGTTTGTCCTCACACTGTCTCTTGTGCTGACATTCTAGCACTTGCTGCTCGAGACTCTGTCGTCCTAGTAAGCATCTAA